In Streptomyces sp. NBC_01381, a genomic segment contains:
- a CDS encoding serpin family protein, translating into MPVYRAYREALPDVGFGPMEPDEIDAWVREATGGLVERLPVVITPDVLLVLVNALALKARWEIPFEGAGTRDQDFTDALGVRHRVPTMHRPVPLNGAWTVGGASVVELRCRAEGGRAPARVRFVLGEPGAGPAEVLPLAWAPEGRWTGIDAEQINMALPRLSLRTRVDATEQLAALGVRWAMSEGADFSGMSPERLAISQVVQEAVVKVAEEGVEAAAVTAVPMAPGGVPYVPRRIEWIAFNRPFGVVVLDGAGEVPLFTGWQAGVPVG; encoded by the coding sequence GTGCCGGTGTACCGGGCCTATCGGGAAGCGCTGCCGGACGTCGGGTTCGGGCCGATGGAGCCCGATGAGATCGACGCGTGGGTGCGCGAAGCCACGGGCGGTCTTGTCGAGCGGCTGCCGGTGGTGATCACTCCGGATGTGCTGCTTGTCCTTGTCAACGCGCTGGCGCTGAAGGCGCGTTGGGAGATTCCCTTCGAGGGGGCGGGCACGCGGGACCAGGACTTCACCGACGCGCTGGGCGTGCGGCACCGGGTGCCGACGATGCACCGGCCCGTTCCGCTGAACGGTGCGTGGACGGTGGGCGGGGCGAGCGTCGTCGAGCTGCGCTGCCGCGCCGAGGGCGGCCGTGCGCCGGCCCGGGTGCGCTTCGTGCTCGGTGAGCCGGGCGCGGGGCCCGCCGAGGTGCTGCCGCTGGCGTGGGCGCCGGAGGGGCGGTGGACCGGGATCGACGCGGAGCAGATCAATATGGCGCTGCCTCGGCTTTCGCTGCGTACGCGGGTCGATGCGACGGAGCAGTTGGCGGCGCTGGGGGTGCGGTGGGCGATGAGTGAGGGGGCGGACTTCTCCGGGATGTCGCCGGAGCGGCTCGCGATATCGCAGGTGGTGCAGGAGGCCGTGGTGAAGGTGGCGGAGGAGGGGGTTGAGGCGGCTGCGGTCACTGCGGTGCCGATGGCTCCTGGTGGCGTGCCGTATGTCCCTCGACGGATCGAGTGGATCGCCTTTAACCGGCCCTTTGGGGTTGTTGTGCTGGATGGGGCGGGGGAGGTTCCGTTGTTCACCGGGTGGCAGGCCGGGGTGCCGGTGGGGTAG